A region of the Chryseobacterium cucumeris genome:
TCTCAAAGTAGTCTTTAAATACAGGCAATAAATGATTTTCCAGCAACAGTACATAAGCCGAAAAGGTTGATTTTTTTACATACATCTTTTTGTCATTCTTCCAAAGTTCAGCGATTTCTGCTAATGTTTTCTTTCTTGTCATAAATTTTTTGATTTTTAAATTAAACTGAAAGTTAACATTAAGGATAAAATTACTTTGTCATTTAGGATTTAAAATATCAAATCTTTTACATAGAGGAACTTTTATTTTCCTAATTTACGATTTCCGGGGTTTGAAGGTACGTGGGAAGTGAAGAAGTTGGAAGATATTGTGAAAAATATTTCTTCAGGGAAATCAAAAAATAGTACTTCACAAGGTAAATATCCTTTTTTTGGGTCAACTGGAGTAATTTCTTATTCTAATCAATCAGACTATTCTGGTGATAAAATACTAATCGCAAGAGTTGGAGCAAATGCTGGATTTATTTATAAAGTAAAAGGAAGTTATGCTGTTTCTGATAACACATTAATCGTAGATATAAAAAATGAGAAAGTCTTAGACTTTATTTTTTACTATTTATCAAAGTTTAATCTTAATAAATTAATATTTGGTTCTGGGCAACCATTAATTACTGGAGGGCAGTTAAAATCAATTAGAATAACACTTCCTTCAATCGAGGAACAAAACAAGATATCAACTTTCTTCCCACTTATCGATAACAGAATTCAAACCCAAAAGAAAATAATTGAGAAGTTAGAAACCTTAATGAACACAAGTCGTGAAAAGATATTTTCTCAAAAATTAAGATTTAAAGATGAGCACGGAAATTACTTTCCTAAATGGAAGCTAAACAAATTGGGGAATTTAGGAATGTTTTTTTCGGGAGGAACTCCATTAACATCTAATAGAAAGTATTATCAGGGAAATATTCCATTTATCAAATCTGGAGAAATTAACTCCGTTGAAACTGAGCAATTTATCTCGGAAGATGCTTTGAAAAATTCTTCTGCAAAAATGGTAAATGTTGGTGATATATTATATGCCTTATATGGTGCAACTAGTGGAGAAGCTGGGATATCAAAATTAAATGGTGCTATAAATCAGGCAATTTTATGTATAAGAACAGAACTTGATAACTTATTTTTATTAAATTATTTGAAATTTAAAAAACAAAATATTTTAAGTACATATCTTCAAGGAGGACAAGGGAACTTATCTTCTGAAATAATAAAATCTTTATTAATACCAATTCCTGATTCCAATGAACAAGTAAAAATAGCTAATTTTCTTTCTTCAATTCAAGAAAAAATAGAAACAGAAAAACAGATTTTAGAAAAATTAGAGCTTCAGAAAAAATTTCTTTTATCTAATTTGTTTATTTGAAAAACGAAGCCTTGTCAAGGTTTTAAACCTTGACAAGGCTGGATTGAAAAGCTAATCTATTAAACAAAAAGATTTTGTAATAAATATTTTTTCTGATTTTCGTATTGAATTAGTAATTCGTTTTCTAGGGTTATTTTCTCATCAAATTTTGATAAAAGCTTAGCTATTTTAATTTGTTCTTTCAAATCTGGCAGATTAATTTTTATTCTCGAAAAATTTTCATAGAATAAATAATCTCTAACGCCTCCCTCTACATTTCTTAAAACTTCTTTTCTGAAAATATCAGTTCGTAGATATTGAAATAAAAACTCATCATCAACTGCATCTGTTGTTTTAAAACAGACATACAAAGAACTAATTATAATATTTTCCAAATTTCTACTATAACCAATTGAACCAACATTGATTCTTGCAGGATTATAAGCAAAGGTTTCTTTCTCTATTATTTTGTATAACGAAATATCATAGCCTCTCTCGTCACTATCAATACCTTCAAACTGTTCAGCCTGACTTATAAATCCTTTTTTATTGTTGATTGAATAAACTGGTAGTTTGAGGTTTTCCTTATTTTTTTTATTCACAATATAGGTTAGGTCTCCTAATTTTTGGAAATTTTCTTTTTTTGATTCTGATGAGTTAAATCCTTCTTTAAAAAGCTTAAAAGATATTTCTTTTTTTGTTATTTGTAAATCCTCAATTATTTTCTTTTGGGTTTGAATGCGAGAATTTAAAAGAGATAAAAAGTTTGCTAATTTGTTTTGTTCTTCCAATGGAGGAAATTTCAAATTTAATAACGCTAGTTGACTTGAATACAAGTGTACAACAGAAATTCCTTGAGAGAGTTTGGCTATTTCTAATTTCTTTTTGCTGTTCAAATAATATGAAAGAAAAACACCATTGTTTTTAGTTTTTATTATATTCAAATCTCCACCTAAAGCAACTCCATGTTTGAGAACACAAGATGCGGTTGCAATATCAATTTGAGTTTCTCCAGAAGCAGGAATTATAACATCATTAGCTTCACTTAAAACAAGAGAAGAAATATCTGTATTTGTTTTTGATTTTATTTCCGAAATAACTTCTTCATAAAAAGTATATAACTCTCCATATCTAATACATTCAGTTTCTCCATTTTCGTCTATATCGCTTTTTGAAATGCCTTTGCCTTTAGTGAAATTTGCAATTTCTCCCAGTCTTTTAGTTTCCCATTTTTCAATCCCAAATTCAGGAAATCTGAGCTTTGGAATCCCTAAATCACCTGAATTAGGAAAATTCTTTACACTTTTATTTTTTTTTGTCATCTCGATCATTTATTGTTATAGCTATCAACATTAAGGATTTAATAAAAAATAAAAGTTAGCTTACTAAGCCTAATTCTTTCAAATATACTTCGATTTCCGCATCTAATTGAGAACGCTTTGCTTCAAGCTGTTTAATTTCAGCCATTACCGCTTGAATATCAATTTCCTCCTCTTCTTCAAAAGTATCGACATATCTCGGAATATTCAAGTTATAATCATTATCCGCAACCTCTTGTAAAGTAGCTTTATGACTGAATTTTTCAATTACCGTACGGTTTTGATAGGTTTCAACAATTTTGTCAATATGTTCATTGAGAAGCACATTCTGATTTTTCTGTTTTTCAAATTCTTTACTGGCATCTACAAACAGAATATCTTCATCGGCTTCACGACATTTCTTAAAGATTAAAATACAAGTCGGAATACTAGTACCAAAGAAAATATTGGCAGGTAAACCAATTACTGCATCTAAATAATTTTTTTCTTTAATTAGATATTTTCGGATAACTAATTCCGCTGCACCACGGAACAGAACACCATGAGGCATAACGACTGCCATAATTCCATTTTCATCTAAATGGTGAATCATATGTTGAATGAAGGCAAAATCTGCTTTTGAAGATGGTGCTAATTTTCCATATTGTGAAAATCTTTCATCCAAAAGATGGAGTTCATTAGCACTCCATTTAGCAGAGAAAGGAGGGTTAGCAACAATAGCATCAAAGGTTTTGTCAAGGTGTTGAGGCTTTTCTAATGTGTCTTCCTGTCTTATATCAAAGTTGCTATAATTAACACCATGAAGAATCATATTCATTCTTGCAAGATTGTAAGTAGTACGGTTCATTTCCTGACCATAAAAATCACTTACTTTTGCTTCACGGGCAACACGTAGAAGCAAAGAACCACTTCCGCAAGTTGGATCATAAACAGACTTTAATTGTGATTTTCTACTTGTGACAATTCTTGCTAAAATAGTAGAAACTTGTTGTGGAGTATAGAACTCACCTGCTTTTTTTCCAGCACCGCTGGCAAACTGTGCAATTAGATACTCATAGGCATCCCCCAAAACGTCAGCATTAGTATCCGATAAATTGAAATCAATATCATCGAGATGATATAAGACTTTTGAAATCAACGTGTTTTTTTCGTCTTCTGTTCTCCCTAATTTTGCTGAAGTAAGATCTAAATCATCAAACAATCCTTCAAAGTCATCTTCACTATTAGTTCCAAGAGTAGATTGCTCAATATTATTTAGGATTTTGGAAAGTTCAGCTAAGATGAAATTAGATTTGCCTTCCTGCTTTTGATGTCCTTTTTTAGCAATATTACTAAAAAGCTCAGAAGGCTTTAGAAAATAACCCAGATCTTCAACAACTTCTTCATAAATAGCTTCAACAATTTCTTTTCCAGATTCTGAATTTTCATCAACATCATTATAATCAATATCTTCTCCAGAATCTAATAAAATTTTGTTTGCTGTAAAATGAATTTTTTCAGAAAGATATTTGTAAAAGATAAATCCTAAAATGTAATCTCTGAATTCATCAGCATCCATTTTACCACGTAAAGTATTAGCTATATTCCAAAGTTGCTGTTGCAACTGTCGTTTCTGTTCTTCTGACATTTTATCCTTAATTAAAAACTTTAAAGATATTTTTTTTTAGGTTAAAAAGAAAGAATAGAGCTGAAAATTTTATGTAATGTTGAATCCTTTATTGTAACATATTATATTATAAGTGAATGATTCTTGATTTTAGTCCACAGTCACAGCCTGCATCCTCCTATACATCCACTTCCTCAATCTCCACACAGGCAATACACAAAATAACCCAAAGCATCATTCTTTAAACCAATATTCTGTCAACCTCTGTTCTCCGGATTTTAATAAAATACCCTGTTGAACCGCCCATTTCAGGTCTCTGCTTGCAGTGGAGCAGAAATAATCCTGAAGTTCTGCATATAGCCTTTTCTGCTGAACTTATTTTGTTTTTATTTTCTCTTTAAATAAGAAAGTTCTGTCTTCTGTATACAATGTTTTATTTTGAGATTGTAAAAGTATAGGAAGGTTTCATCTCTTTGATAGTATCATATGATACTATCAAAGAATGACATTTATATGAGAACCGGATAGATATTTTGAAAATAAGCTATTGATTGAAGTCTACAACTAATGACTTTTATTCTGTCATTCTAACCCCCAAACTTCTTCACCCTGATCACCTTTTCCCTTACTTTAATCACAAAAGGCTCCAGTTTTACTATTTTCCCGGCTTCCACTTTGAAAGTATCAGTAGAGCGTTCGCAATAGGTATTGGACGGCAGAGAGTTTTTGTTCAGCTCAATCCTGTAATTTCCGGAAGGTAGGAAAGAGGCAAATTCACCGTTGTCGTCGGTGATGATATGATGTACTAACTGTTCGTTACGGTAAATATTGAAAAGAATACCTCCGACTTTGGGTGTGAAATCTACTGCGGTTTTGGAATCAAAATCGTAGGTTATTTTTCCCTGGGTCGTTCCGTTTTGATGAAGAGGGATCTCAAAAGAGTAGTGGTGTTTGTCTACCGTAAACTCGGTTTCATCGTAATACCAGCCTTGCTGGATCACCTGTTTCAGGGCGTACTTTCCGTAAGGGATAGAACGGTAGCTGATAGAACCTGATGGATCGGTTTTAAATGAAATATTGTTAAGCATAATGAGATAGCCTGCCGCTTCTTTGTCGCCTTCATCATAGATATTGTTTTCATTCAGGTCATAATAGACAAATGCTTTGATGTCTCCTTTTTTACCCGGATCAAGGGTGCTGTTTCTAAGGTTGACGGTCACACCGGCTTCCACGGTCAACAGATTATTGGTGAAGCTTCCGGCAGTATAACTGAAGTAGGATGAGTTCAGATATAGAGCGTACTTTTCCCTTGAATACTTCAGGTTCATAAAGCCGGAAGGCGATTTTCCGTACAGAACATCATCCGTATAAGAAACCCCTGAGGTGACATTCAGCTGACGATTGAAGAAGTTTTTATTGACAAAAGCAGAAAGGGAAAGCTTTTCGTAGGGAGTGCTCTGGTTCATCATTTTTGAAAAAGCATATTCGGAGAGGAAATAACTTCCGTGCTGATAGATCCCGTTCACGGTAAGCCATTTGTAGCTGTAAGTTCCGCTTACTTTCATCTGAAACTGCTGTTTGTCGTTGTCCGGATATTGTGCCAATCCTGTTTCCATGCTTAAGATGGAGGAGTGTTGCTTATCAGGGCTCAGCCAGGTAAGGTATTCCGTAAAACGCTGGGCTTTCAGCTGTTTGGTATTCTCATAAGGCTGGGCATTGAAAAAATTATTATAAGAATTGGAATTTTCTTCCTGATACTGGTAGCCAAGTCCCATCCCGAAATTTCCTTTTTTAGGGAAGTTGATTCCCGTATCCAGTCTTAGATTGCTCGAATTCAGGGTGTTGTCGTAAAAGTAGAACTTAGGTGAAAAATGGGAAGCTGTAATGTTGGCATACACATAATGATCTTTGAAAATCATGGTAGAGAAATTCTGCTGAATCTGTAAAATTCCTCTTCTGTTTCCAGGATAATAATCTGTGCTGTAGAAATAATTTCCGTTCAGATTGACCTTTTTGATCATTCCGGAATATTGTGATTCCAAAGCGAGGGAAGGTTTTGCAGGCTGGTTGTTTTCGTAGAAACTCAGTCCGCCATACACCTTGGTGTTGGTTCTCCAGTCTTTGCCGAAAGCATACTGAAGATCTGTTCCGGCTACATGATGTCTGGCTTTTTCGTAAGGATCATCCCTGAAAATATACGTTCCGGAGATATTATGGGAAGCGTTTTGAGCTCCAAGAGTTCCCCGGGTATAAAATCCATAACCATACTTCAGAAAAGAATTTCTTTCGATCAGGCTGTAGGTCTGGTCTACGAAACCTGCTTCAATTTTTTTGTCTTTATCAGGAGAAGTGTAGGCATATTCGAGCCCTCTTCCAAACATGGAAAGTTCCAGTAATTTATTGATGTTTCCGATGGTGAATTCACTGTTTTCCCTGTGATAGGTCAGATAGGTATTGTTGACAATAGGATCATTCTGATTTTTCATGGTATAGATATTCCCCCGGATGAAAATATAGCCTGAAGGAAGGTTGAAACCTCCCGAACCTACCAATTGATACATGTCCAGGTTTTCTCCGGCATGCCTGTAACTTGCCGTGATGGTATTCCTGGTAAAGTTGGAAAAAGCGGTGGATTCCATATCCTCATAACGCTGTACCGAAGAAACATTTTGCACAGATACCGTAGTGTTGCCGAATATCTCTCTGTCCGGCTCTCTGAAACCTGCAATATTGACGGAAATCTGAGTGCTTCGGGATCTGATTCTGGAAGGCAGAAAACGGAACACAAAGACTGAATCTTTCTGCACCCCTATACTTCCTGTTTTCTCTATAAAAGCATTTCCCTGCTCAGCTTCAGGAATTTTAAAGACAACCGTTACATGCTGCTTTCTGTTCCCAAGATTAGAAACCCTTGCCCTCACTTCTACCGAATCGGTAGCCTTATTCACATAAATCAGAGGAGTTTCTGCCGTGATGCGCATGGCATTGTTTTCAGTAACGGTGTAAGGTATTTCTTTTTCCGCCATTGTTTTATTCTGCTGGTCAGAAAGACGGAAACCCAGACGGGATTCTCCCGAAACGGCATTATTACTGACTACAATTTTTACCGGAATGAAAAGATGTTCACCGGATTTCATTTCGACCTGAAGACTGTTGCCCGAAATATTCCTGAAACCTTGAGGAATCGTAATGTTTATTTTTCCTTTGAAATCATTTGTGCTTTGATTGTCAAGGACAATGATCAGATCCAGAATGCCTGTTTTATCTGTTCTGGATTCATTACGGATATCAAGACTTATCCCGGAACTGCTTTGCGCCGGAATCCATATCTGAAACGAAATCAAAAAAATGAAAAAGATTTTTTTGAACAGGTCTTGAAGCATGGTTATTGGGGGATAATCTCGTATTGAAGAGTGGTGGAATATTCTTCCGATTTGGCATTAATCAGTCTTTCATCATTGGCTTTGGTGGAATATCGGATATCGTAATATAAGCTTGAATTTCCGGTGGAGCCTCCAGTCGCAATAAGCTGGGGAGAAGCACTCAGCAGAATAGGATATACATTCCCATTGTTTCCGGAAACGGGGATGAGATTCATTTTTACGGTTCCTAAAGCAATGTAGTTTCCGGCTGGAGAGCTGAACTGCCCCTGAAGAGAACGTAATTTGATCTGGTAATTGGTATTGCTTTTTACAATCAGTCCATTGGAATAGGTGACACTTACTCCGTTGATATAATCCGGCATACTTTTGAATTCCAGTGATCCGTTGACTGCTTTTGCGGAAAATTGAAGCGACATTTCGGGTACATCGGTCGGAGTTCCGCTGAGCGTTCCGATGTGAATCTGAAAATTATGATCAGCCCTGCCAATAATATTGTTGTACTGGTCATACGCCGTAAACTGAACCGGAACATTAAATCGGGTCCAGGAAGGATAGCTTCCCAGATAAGACCCTCCCATAACGGTCAGGCTGTATTTTACCTGCAGGTTATAATAGCCGTTGGGCTGTGGGGGCTGATTGTACAGTGCTGCATTGGACTGTGGAATTAAAAAGACTTCCTGGTTGGCCTGAAGAAAAGTATTTAACGGCATTCCGATCTGAGGAATGGTGGGCACAGGTCCCGGATAAGCCTGTCCTGAAGTGGAAACCGGTTGAAATGATATCTTGTTGGCAGGCATCGTATAATTTCCGTCCGTAGAAGTGATAGGCTGCTTCAGCCTCATGGATATTTTCCAGTAAGGAATATTAAATGCTCCATTACCGGCCAGGGTAAAGGTATAGGCATCAGGATTGGTATTTCCGCTGTAGGAATTAATCTGTAAGTAGCTGTTTATCCAGGAATTATAATTGACCTGTGAGAAGCAGCTCAGAGAGATCAGCAGAAAGAAACAGAAGAATTTTTTACTATTCATAGCTGAAACTTAATTCTCCTAATTCCAGATTGTTGTTGTCTCCATAATCAATCATTACCGAAGCGGTATACTTTCCTTTTTCAAGGCTTGCCGGAAGAGGGATATCCATTTCTCTTTTGTTTCCGGGCATGGAGTAAAAGATAACGGGATCCAGTGATACTTTTTTTCCGGTTTGGGTATTCACAAAGTCAGTGTATATTTTTCCGTCACCCCATACATCGCCCTGATTTTCAAAAAAGAGGTTGACTGTATTGGTTGTTTTTCCGTATACCAGATTCTGGATTTCAAGTTTTTTCGTTTTGGCGGCAGGCAGCTTGTGGAATAATTTGATTCCTGAGCGGATGCTTACCTTGATGTTGGCGCCTTTATGATCCACATCATCTACCGGATTCATCTGGCTTACATATAAAACGGCCGTATGGGCAGCCAGTTGGTCTGAAAGTGCATTAGGAACCGTAATGGTAACCTCAATATCTTTTTTTTCTCCCGGAGCCAGCGTAAAGTAATTCTCTTCTTTTTTGACCGAAACCCAACTTGCGCAGGAAGCGGGAAGGGTATTGGCAGGATACGTTACATTCTCACCTTTGCCGTCATATTCCCAATCTCCTAAACTTACAGCCAGGTCCAGAGAATTTTTGGCACTTACATTCGTTACCGTTATTGTCTGGGTATTGCTGTTTCCGTTTCCCGACTCAAAGTACAGTCTTGGTGGTGAAACCGAAACTCCTGTTTGTGCAAATCCGTGAAAAGATGATAGGAAAAGAAGACTGAAAAGGAGAAGAGAAAGTCTGCTCATGGCGGAGATTAGTTTTTAAGTGTTGATAAAGTGCTGTGGTAGGTACAACACTTTATCATTACAGAATGATATCTATTATTGAGAAATAATGGTATACGTAAGTTCAGTAGTGTATACGGTAGGATCTTGTCCGGCAATATAATTGTTCAGGTACTTATTATCTCCGGCGCCTTTGTATTCAATGTTAATTTTTTTGTCTACACCTCCGGTAGAAGAAGTTACCAAAGTAGCTTCGTTAGTTGATAATTGTACATTCTGAGCATATTGAGCACCGTTTACCGCGTCAGAACCTGCGCTTGCTTTAATCTGGATGGTGTTAGCCTGGATGTTTTTACCTCCATATTCTAATACATCGTTACCACCTTTTACTTTTACCTGGAATCCTCCTGTGCTGTAAATGCTTAAATGATCTGCGTTTACAGAAGATACACCGTCGGCATAGTCATCTTTGGTTACATAGTCCAGGTTAACGATTTTTTGAGCGTTGTTAACAACAAGAGTCTGAATAGGTTTAAGTCTCACGTTAAGGGTTACATTCTGTTGTGCTTTTAATGTTGAGAATCCCAGGATAGCAAAAGAAGCTAAGATCAAATTTTTCATAAGGTTAAGGATGTTTTTTGTATTAATTGTTTTTAAAATTGCGGTTGCAAAGGTAAATACAAAGAACATCAGGATCTTTGTGAAAAAATACTTATTATTTGTGAATTTTTACGGAGAAATAAGCGCGCAGAAATAAATGCCTTTTGTGAATAATTACACAAAAAGTATAGTTTAAATGCTGATAAAATCACCATAAAGTAAAAAAAATGCTTTATTAATCTTAAACATTAATTTTACTTAATATATAGGGAATGAATAAATTGTAGAATTATTATTCAATGCATAGTATTTTTTTTAAGCGTTGCTTAATTTTTACTGAGAAATTAGAGTTAATATTAAAAAATTTTGCTCATCACTGCTGTTGGAGCTTAAATCTTCCATTGCATTTTCTAACTCATGATCGATGATATATCTCTTTTGAACCACCCCTTTGTGATGGCTGATAAGAGGGTAATCACCAGATCTTTCCCTGTTGCTTTCGGAAGTACCGGACGTATCACGATCTTCATCATATTCTGCTTTCAGCTGAAATCCGGACGGACTTGAGATGGTTACAGACTGAACTTCCCGGAAGGAAGACTCGCTCCCTTCGTCCGAAAATCCTGTGCCTACAGCAAGCATCTGTACAGGATAAAGCCTAACGTTAAGCCTCAAACCGTCTGCTGCCTGTGCAAATGATTTTGTAAAAGCAAAATAAAGCAAAATGAATAAAATATACTTTGCAAGCATATAACCTATATTTTTCCCCAAAAGGTTACTTATGTAAATATACAAATTATTTCATTTCGGAGGGATTTTTTCCCGTATGTTTTTTAATAAAATTAGTAAAGTTTCCTTCATTGCTGAAACCCAGATCATAAGATATCTCAGAAATCGTGGAGTTGGAGAAGCTCAGGGCTTTTTTGCATTCGGTAATGAGTTTTTCAATGATGATATGTTTGGCTGTTTTTCCCAATACATATTCTGTCATCTCGGTCAGTTTTCTTGATGAGATATTAAGTTCTTCGGCGTAATAAGCCACTTTTTTTGCCTTTTTATAGTCTCTTTGCAACAGAACTTTGAACCGGTTGACATAATACATATAGTCAAATTTGATTTCCTTTTTGATTTCTTCAGTAGGAATATGCAGAAGGGCATCCAGCATCAGTCGTTCTATAGCATTATGGGCAGCCGCTATATATAAGCTTTCATCCTTTTTCCTGAAACTTTCCATCTGCTCCAGAAAAACCACTCTCATCTGTTCTACATTCAGGAAAGGTGCTATAAATATGTCGGAATTATAATTATAAAAAAGCTGAGAATTGATAAAAAGACTGTCTTTGGTTGATCTTTCATAAAAACTGGATGAAAAAGCAATTGAATATACATCTGATCTTTTGGTTTCACCGAAGACTATTTTCTTTTGCGGCCCTACGAAGGCAATACTTCCTCTTTTTAAAGGGTATGGAACATTCTCTACCGTTAGCTGGATATTTTCCAGAATAATATAAATGCAAAAATATTCCAGGGTATTGAATTCTCTTTTGTTGTTATTTCGGGCGATAATATAATCTAAACGATTGATACTGAATCCTATATTTTTTAACTGATCCGTTATTTTGTACATACATTATTAATCATTCTGTTCAAGAAAAATTCTTGTAAATTATTATATAAATATAAAAAATTTACCAAATAGTAAGTTTTAAAGGAAAAAATTAAGTTGGGTATCCATAAAAATACCCGATGACCATCTGATCAACCGGGTATTGTTATATTTTTTTTATTGTTAATTCAATGACAGACAATGACGTATGTTTTTTATTGGGAAATTATGTGTTTAAATCAGCTGGGACTGATGTTACTTTGCACATCCATTTTCTTAACCTCCATACGGGTAAGTATACAAAAACCACAGACAGAATTCCCGCCAGCGTTCCCACTACCACAGCCATTGCCGTTGCATCCAGTTTGTAATCTTTTGAAAAATTATACTGTCCTATAAACAGCAGCGACAATACCAATAATCCTGTAATCAATCCATGTAGGATGCTCAGTCTGGTCATCAGCTTTTTGATATTAAGCTGTTCATCTACCGTAAACTCTATGGCTTCCTGGCTGGCAGCATCCGTTACTCTTTTGATGATGTCTATGGTAAGAACCACCGGAAGGAAGATGGCCATCGGCAGGGTGAGACGGGCAAGATTTTGGGTTCCTGAAAAAAAATGGGTGTAGCCCAATTCCTTGAAACTGGCGTAAGCA
Encoded here:
- a CDS encoding restriction endonuclease subunit S; this encodes MKKLEDIVKNISSGKSKNSTSQGKYPFFGSTGVISYSNQSDYSGDKILIARVGANAGFIYKVKGSYAVSDNTLIVDIKNEKVLDFIFYYLSKFNLNKLIFGSGQPLITGGQLKSIRITLPSIEEQNKISTFFPLIDNRIQTQKKIIEKLETLMNTSREKIFSQKLRFKDEHGNYFPKWKLNKLGNLGMFFSGGTPLTSNRKYYQGNIPFIKSGEINSVETEQFISEDALKNSSAKMVNVGDILYALYGATSGEAGISKLNGAINQAILCIRTELDNLFLLNYLKFKKQNILSTYLQGGQGNLSSEIIKSLLIPIPDSNEQVKIANFLSSIQEKIETEKQILEKLELQKKFLLSNLFI
- a CDS encoding restriction endonuclease subunit S, which translates into the protein MTKKNKSVKNFPNSGDLGIPKLRFPEFGIEKWETKRLGEIANFTKGKGISKSDIDENGETECIRYGELYTFYEEVISEIKSKTNTDISSLVLSEANDVIIPASGETQIDIATASCVLKHGVALGGDLNIIKTKNNGVFLSYYLNSKKKLEIAKLSQGISVVHLYSSQLALLNLKFPPLEEQNKLANFLSLLNSRIQTQKKIIEDLQITKKEISFKLFKEGFNSSESKKENFQKLGDLTYIVNKKNKENLKLPVYSINNKKGFISQAEQFEGIDSDERGYDISLYKIIEKETFAYNPARINVGSIGYSRNLENIIISSLYVCFKTTDAVDDEFLFQYLRTDIFRKEVLRNVEGGVRDYLFYENFSRIKINLPDLKEQIKIAKLLSKFDEKITLENELLIQYENQKKYLLQNLFV
- a CDS encoding type I restriction-modification system subunit M, translated to MSEEQKRQLQQQLWNIANTLRGKMDADEFRDYILGFIFYKYLSEKIHFTANKILLDSGEDIDYNDVDENSESGKEIVEAIYEEVVEDLGYFLKPSELFSNIAKKGHQKQEGKSNFILAELSKILNNIEQSTLGTNSEDDFEGLFDDLDLTSAKLGRTEDEKNTLISKVLYHLDDIDFNLSDTNADVLGDAYEYLIAQFASGAGKKAGEFYTPQQVSTILARIVTSRKSQLKSVYDPTCGSGSLLLRVAREAKVSDFYGQEMNRTTYNLARMNMILHGVNYSNFDIRQEDTLEKPQHLDKTFDAIVANPPFSAKWSANELHLLDERFSQYGKLAPSSKADFAFIQHMIHHLDENGIMAVVMPHGVLFRGAAELVIRKYLIKEKNYLDAVIGLPANIFFGTSIPTCILIFKKCREADEDILFVDASKEFEKQKNQNVLLNEHIDKIVETYQNRTVIEKFSHKATLQEVADNDYNLNIPRYVDTFEEEEEIDIQAVMAEIKQLEAKRSQLDAEIEVYLKELGLVS
- a CDS encoding molecular chaperone, encoding MSRLSLLLFSLLFLSSFHGFAQTGVSVSPPRLYFESGNGNSNTQTITVTNVSAKNSLDLAVSLGDWEYDGKGENVTYPANTLPASCASWVSVKKEENYFTLAPGEKKDIEVTITVPNALSDQLAAHTAVLYVSQMNPVDDVDHKGANIKVSIRSGIKLFHKLPAAKTKKLEIQNLVYGKTTNTVNLFFENQGDVWGDGKIYTDFVNTQTGKKVSLDPVIFYSMPGNKREMDIPLPASLEKGKYTASVMIDYGDNNNLELGELSFSYE
- a CDS encoding helix-turn-helix domain-containing protein, with the translated sequence MYKITDQLKNIGFSINRLDYIIARNNNKREFNTLEYFCIYIILENIQLTVENVPYPLKRGSIAFVGPQKKIVFGETKRSDVYSIAFSSSFYERSTKDSLFINSQLFYNYNSDIFIAPFLNVEQMRVVFLEQMESFRKKDESLYIAAAHNAIERLMLDALLHIPTEEIKKEIKFDYMYYVNRFKVLLQRDYKKAKKVAYYAEELNISSRKLTEMTEYVLGKTAKHIIIEKLITECKKALSFSNSTISEISYDLGFSNEGNFTNFIKKHTGKNPSEMK